One genomic window of Campylobacter fetus subsp. fetus includes the following:
- a CDS encoding replicative DNA helicase, with the protein MGQNLYDLDMERSILSAILFSEDNLGEIYDLINPSDFYLKGHADVYGAMIECLNHDEPVDMAFVKKRLANNFDDTVFTEIITTNSILDIKKYATELKEKSIKRSLINVAHKIPNKVNEDKASRDMVDDISGEIYSLVDNSNNGIIKESKEIITDVIKELEKQKNLIDRDIVGIDTGFKVLNEKTKGFKDGDLVIIAARPGMGKTTFVLNLVQKVLNQDLGVVFFSLEMPATQLMLRLLSAKTSIPLQNLMTADMDNDEISRLSDACDEMSRKKLFVYDSGNVTIHQVRTQMRKLKASHPEIKLCVIDYIGLMTNSSAYTDRHLQIAEISRGLKLLARELNLPVIALSQLNRSLEARANKRPMLSDLRESGAIEQDADTILFVYRNDVYMEQEEKEREQKAKLDGKEYVRKFVPNKIEENAEIIIGKNRNGPTGTVDVIFQKEFTRFVDKSFSAPSMSVEFNG; encoded by the coding sequence ATAGGACAAAATTTATACGATCTTGATATGGAAAGATCGATTTTAAGTGCGATTTTATTTAGTGAGGATAATCTTGGCGAGATTTATGATCTTATAAATCCTAGTGATTTTTATTTAAAAGGTCACGCTGATGTTTACGGCGCTATGATAGAATGTTTAAATCATGATGAACCGGTTGATATGGCATTTGTTAAAAAACGACTTGCAAATAATTTTGATGATACTGTTTTTACCGAGATTATTACAACAAATTCTATATTGGATATAAAAAAATATGCTACGGAGCTAAAAGAGAAGTCTATAAAGAGATCTTTGATTAATGTAGCGCATAAAATTCCTAATAAAGTAAATGAAGATAAAGCAAGTCGTGATATGGTAGATGATATAAGCGGTGAAATTTACTCGCTTGTGGATAATTCAAATAACGGAATTATTAAAGAAAGTAAAGAGATTATTACCGATGTTATCAAAGAGTTGGAAAAACAAAAAAATCTAATTGATCGTGATATAGTCGGGATTGATACCGGATTTAAGGTATTAAATGAGAAAACAAAAGGCTTTAAAGACGGTGATTTGGTTATTATAGCTGCACGTCCTGGAATGGGAAAGACTACTTTTGTATTAAATCTTGTGCAAAAAGTGTTAAATCAAGATTTGGGCGTTGTATTTTTCTCTTTAGAAATGCCGGCAACTCAGCTTATGTTAAGGCTTCTTAGTGCTAAAACTTCAATTCCGCTTCAAAATTTAATGACTGCGGATATGGATAATGATGAAATCTCTAGGCTAAGCGATGCTTGCGACGAGATGTCTAGAAAAAAACTGTTTGTTTATGATAGCGGAAATGTGACCATTCATCAAGTAAGAACTCAGATGAGAAAACTAAAAGCGTCTCATCCCGAAATCAAACTTTGCGTGATTGATTATATCGGTTTGATGACAAATTCTTCGGCTTACACTGATAGACATCTACAAATAGCCGAGATTTCTAGAGGCTTAAAGCTTTTAGCTCGTGAGTTAAATCTTCCGGTAATTGCTTTATCTCAGCTAAACAGAAGTTTAGAAGCAAGAGCAAATAAAAGACCGATGTTAAGTGATTTAAGAGAATCAGGAGCCATAGAGCAAGACGCCGATACTATTTTATTTGTTTATAGAAATGATGTTTATATGGAGCAAGAAGAGAAAGAAAGGGAGCAAAAAGCAAAGCTTGATGGGAAAGAGTATGTGAGAAAATTTGTTCCAAATAAGATAGAAGAAAATGCTGAGATTATCATTGGGAAAAATAGAAACGGACCAACCGGTACCGTTGATGTGATATTTCAAAAAGAATTTACTCGTTTTGTCGATAAGAGTTTTTCAGCTCCTAGTATGAGCGTAGAGTTTAATGGATAG
- a CDS encoding COG3400 family protein translates to MKNILIIADGILAKHFLERLFNTKFNSLHNYTIITYNEETLPKTDVNFENFNFYSFDPTSFSKLKLHMKDSYEKAMVIMQSEFDSKSVYENLKKINSKIEIDIMDLWGFDEEFKSDHRLKLIDARKILSSRFMDFLPDVPVIADNIGLGIGEIMEVKVPIGSSYVYRHVGNIRKKKWKIAMIYRHQNYIIAAPDTIILPNDVLLIVGEPRVLQSVFRAVKKEPGQFPNPFGNNIYLILDMKNMSDDEMDSLIKDSLLIHSKLNSKKLFIKVINPTLSNMFNKIKNLATNSVYVIIDYFSFGINITKSNMGEFDIGLIITDTKTFKRKKELFYSVKLPLLKIGNAGFCTIKNGVIVGNEEDAERQSSVIMDCCKQLDFNIDFYHFNSKFSGDDSGLIEHFESLSKLFNKNVNIIKDIGNPLLKLRKRSDVLQFLSFSQKILDDGFLSIFSKDTDRLHYILDKNYQMFIPQNDKIRE, encoded by the coding sequence ATGAAAAATATCTTGATAATTGCGGATGGTATTTTAGCAAAACATTTCTTAGAAAGGCTTTTTAACACTAAATTTAATAGCCTTCACAACTATACGATTATAACTTATAATGAAGAAACTTTGCCAAAAACAGACGTAAATTTTGAAAATTTTAATTTTTATAGCTTTGATCCGACTAGTTTTTCAAAGCTTAAGTTGCATATGAAAGATAGTTATGAAAAAGCTATGGTAATTATGCAAAGTGAGTTTGACAGTAAATCCGTTTATGAAAATTTGAAAAAAATAAATTCCAAAATCGAGATAGACATAATGGATTTATGGGGATTTGATGAGGAGTTCAAGAGCGATCATAGGCTAAAACTTATAGATGCTAGGAAAATTTTAAGCTCGAGATTTATGGATTTTTTACCGGATGTTCCTGTCATTGCCGATAATATCGGTCTTGGTATCGGCGAGATAATGGAGGTAAAAGTACCTATAGGAAGCAGTTATGTATATCGTCACGTAGGAAATATCCGTAAAAAAAAGTGGAAAATAGCAATGATTTATCGGCATCAAAACTACATTATAGCTGCTCCGGATACAATAATTTTGCCAAATGACGTACTTCTTATAGTCGGAGAACCGCGCGTTTTGCAAAGCGTATTTAGAGCGGTAAAAAAAGAGCCCGGACAGTTTCCAAATCCGTTTGGAAACAATATATATCTAATTTTAGATATGAAAAATATGAGCGATGACGAGATGGATAGTCTCATAAAAGACTCTTTGCTGATTCATTCTAAGCTAAATAGCAAAAAATTATTTATAAAAGTTATAAATCCAACACTTTCTAATATGTTTAATAAGATCAAAAATCTTGCTACAAATAGCGTTTACGTTATAATTGATTATTTTAGTTTCGGGATAAATATAACCAAATCCAATATGGGCGAGTTCGATATCGGACTTATTATCACGGATACAAAGACGTTTAAAAGAAAAAAAGAGCTATTTTACTCCGTAAAGTTGCCCCTGCTAAAAATAGGCAATGCGGGATTTTGTACCATAAAAAACGGAGTTATAGTGGGAAATGAAGAGGATGCAGAAAGACAGTCTAGTGTCATAATGGACTGTTGTAAGCAACTAGATTTTAATATCGATTTTTATCATTTTAATTCTAAATTTAGTGGAGATGACAGTGGTTTAATTGAACATTTCGAGAGTCTTTCAAAACTATTTAATAAAAATGTTAATATAATAAAAGATATCGGAAATCCTCTTTTAAAACTTAGAAAAAGAAGTGATGTTTTGCAATTTTTATCTTTTAGTCAAAAAATTTTAGACGATGGGTTTTTGTCTATTTTTTCAAAAGATACAGATAGATTGCATTATATTCTTGATAAGAATTATCAGATGTTTATACCGCAAAATGATAAAATTAGGGAGTAA
- a CDS encoding CorA family divalent cation transporter — MINDEHRKKLEKASSRSGYFSGEGYKLLIISTDFHSQNAGFVFLGDEIFEKNGKEFIKVDFAKFETAVKSAINYFRTNLDKYEEEVLSTENLIYKNKFDSNFLEKYFKLKHNFSIFTILHQYFMIALNEFVDEFINYKKEFKNDIQSLKRIDKIIDDTASRLAITFSYYNSLKDKKHNKNLYILTVISAFFLPLNLITGFFGMNTGDMFLSGKYGTTIVLLSIIFIIITAIFYIIQTQKNHKI; from the coding sequence ATGATAAATGACGAACATAGAAAAAAGCTAGAAAAAGCATCTAGTAGAAGCGGATATTTCAGTGGGGAAGGCTACAAACTGCTTATTATAAGCACGGATTTTCATAGTCAAAATGCGGGATTTGTATTTTTAGGAGATGAGATATTTGAAAAAAACGGCAAAGAGTTTATAAAAGTTGATTTTGCTAAATTTGAAACAGCGGTAAAAAGCGCTATAAACTATTTTAGAACAAATCTTGATAAGTATGAAGAAGAAGTTTTAAGTACTGAAAATCTAATATATAAAAATAAATTTGATAGCAATTTTTTAGAAAAATACTTTAAATTAAAGCATAATTTTTCTATTTTTACGATATTGCATCAATATTTTATGATAGCTTTAAACGAATTTGTAGATGAATTTATAAATTATAAAAAAGAGTTTAAAAACGATATACAATCGTTAAAAAGGATAGACAAGATCATAGATGATACCGCTTCAAGATTGGCTATAACTTTTAGTTATTATAATTCATTAAAAGATAAAAAACATAATAAAAATTTATATATTTTAACAGTTATCTCGGCATTTTTTCTACCGTTAAATTTAATAACAGGGTTTTTCGGAATGAACACCGGGGATATGTTTTTAAGTGGTAAATACGGTACTACAATAGTTCTTTTATCTATTATATTTATAATTATAACGGCGATTTTTTATATAATACAAACTCAAAAAAATCACAAAATTTAA
- the ispG gene encoding flavodoxin-dependent (E)-4-hydroxy-3-methylbut-2-enyl-diphosphate synthase yields the protein MQRYPTKQILVGNVKIGGDAPISVQSMTFAKTRDVKECLEQINRLYFAGCDIVRCAVFNKEDIVGLEQVKKDSPLPIVADIHFNYSYAVAVSKFVDAIRINPGNIGGKDRIKAVVEACKERNIPIRIGVNSGSLEEQFENKYGRSVKGMVQSALYNIGLLEELEFTDIAVSLKSSDVYNTMQAYRELRPLTSYPFHLGVTEAGTTFHATIKSAIALGGLLLEGIGDTMRVSITGELEEEIKVARAILQDTGLQKSGLNIISCPTCGRLQSDLVSAIKIVEEKTKHIKEPLNVSVMGCVVNAIGEAKGADVAIAFGKGNGLVMRHGEVVARLKEHELVDRFLSEIDDEIKQRASNNG from the coding sequence ATGCAAAGATACCCTACAAAACAAATTTTAGTCGGAAATGTCAAGATAGGCGGCGATGCTCCTATCAGTGTTCAGTCTATGACATTTGCAAAAACTAGAGATGTGAAAGAGTGCTTAGAGCAGATAAATAGGCTTTATTTTGCAGGTTGTGATATAGTTCGTTGCGCAGTGTTTAACAAAGAAGATATTGTTGGTCTTGAACAGGTAAAAAAAGATAGTCCGTTGCCTATAGTAGCTGATATACACTTTAATTATAGCTATGCTGTGGCTGTTTCTAAATTTGTAGATGCTATTAGGATAAATCCTGGGAATATCGGTGGAAAAGATAGGATAAAAGCTGTCGTGGAAGCATGTAAAGAGCGAAATATTCCTATTAGAATAGGCGTAAACTCAGGTAGTCTTGAAGAGCAGTTTGAAAATAAATACGGACGCAGCGTAAAAGGTATGGTGCAAAGCGCTTTATATAACATAGGATTACTTGAAGAGCTTGAATTTACCGATATCGCAGTGAGTTTAAAGTCTAGTGACGTGTATAATACCATGCAAGCTTATAGAGAGCTTCGTCCACTTACTTCATATCCGTTTCATCTCGGAGTTACTGAAGCAGGGACTACTTTTCATGCAACTATAAAATCAGCTATCGCTCTAGGAGGTTTGCTGCTCGAGGGTATCGGCGATACGATGAGAGTTAGTATAACAGGTGAGCTTGAAGAGGAGATAAAAGTTGCTCGCGCCATACTTCAAGATACCGGACTTCAAAAATCAGGATTAAATATCATATCTTGTCCTACTTGTGGAAGACTACAAAGTGATCTTGTGAGTGCTATAAAAATAGTTGAAGAAAAAACTAAGCATATAAAAGAACCTTTAAATGTAAGCGTGATGGGATGTGTGGTAAATGCGATAGGAGAAGCAAAAGGAGCTGATGTTGCTATAGCTTTTGGTAAAGGAAATGGACTGGTGATGAGGCACGGTGAAGTCGTAGCAAGACTAAAAGAGCATGAGCTAGTAGATAGATTTTTAAGTGAAATAGATGATGAGATCAAGCAAAGGGCTAGTAATAATGGCTGA
- the tgt gene encoding tRNA guanosine(34) transglycosylase Tgt, whose product MNFKIDKTDGNARACTLQTAHSTIQTPIFMPVGTLGAVKSLDAIDLKEILDAKIILANTYHLYLRPTSKVVREFGGLHGFSKFDRSFLTDSGGFQAFSLSKISKPDENGIKFKSHIDGSMHYFTPKSVLDTQYDLSSDIMMILDDLVALPATKERIDLSIKRTINWAKIACEYHKSNKQKSVGIDQNIFGIIQGGTDYNARKLCAEALCEMEFDGLAIGGLSVGESNEEMYDTVEALMPFIDKNRPRYLMGVGTPEDLVQNVERGVDMFDCVMPTRNARNGTLFTSFGKINIKSAAFIKDDNKIDPECDCYTCSNFSRGYLNHLYKARELTFFRLASLHNLHYYLNLVKQMREAIMQGKFKEFKREFYAKRGMI is encoded by the coding sequence ATGAATTTTAAAATAGATAAAACAGACGGCAACGCCAGAGCTTGCACTTTGCAAACAGCTCATTCGACGATCCAAACTCCTATTTTTATGCCTGTCGGAACACTTGGAGCGGTTAAAAGCTTGGATGCCATAGATTTAAAAGAAATTTTAGATGCAAAAATAATACTAGCAAACACCTATCATTTATATTTACGGCCAACAAGTAAGGTTGTAAGGGAGTTTGGCGGATTGCACGGTTTTAGTAAATTTGATAGAAGTTTTTTAACAGACAGCGGTGGATTTCAAGCATTTTCACTATCAAAAATTTCAAAACCGGATGAAAACGGGATCAAATTTAAAAGCCATATAGATGGCAGTATGCACTATTTTACACCTAAAAGTGTACTTGATACTCAGTATGATTTGAGTAGCGATATCATGATGATACTTGATGATCTTGTAGCGCTCCCTGCTACTAAAGAAAGAATTGATCTCAGCATAAAAAGGACGATAAACTGGGCGAAAATAGCGTGTGAATATCACAAATCAAACAAACAAAAAAGCGTGGGGATAGATCAAAATATCTTTGGGATCATTCAAGGCGGAACCGACTATAATGCGCGCAAACTCTGCGCCGAGGCACTTTGCGAGATGGAGTTTGACGGACTTGCTATAGGCGGACTAAGCGTCGGAGAGAGCAATGAAGAGATGTATGACACGGTTGAAGCCCTTATGCCATTCATAGACAAAAATCGCCCGCGCTACTTAATGGGCGTGGGAACTCCTGAGGATTTAGTACAAAACGTGGAGCGAGGCGTAGATATGTTTGATTGCGTTATGCCCACTAGAAACGCGCGTAACGGTACTCTTTTTACTAGTTTCGGGAAGATAAACATAAAATCCGCAGCGTTTATAAAAGACGATAACAAGATCGATCCTGAATGCGACTGCTATACTTGCTCTAACTTTAGCCGCGGATACTTAAATCACCTTTATAAAGCTAGAGAACTTACGTTTTTTAGGCTTGCAAGTCTTCATAATCTGCATTATTATCTAAATTTAGTAAAACAGATGAGAGAAGCGATAATGCAAGGTAAATTTAAAGAATTTAAAAGAGAATTCTACGCAAAAAGAGGCATGATATGA